Proteins encoded by one window of Lycium barbarum isolate Lr01 chromosome 11, ASM1917538v2, whole genome shotgun sequence:
- the LOC132620083 gene encoding uncharacterized protein LOC132620083, whose amino-acid sequence MPERVLRQFGHTQSIPPDVRHELRHYQRDDRVAVDDDFLAFMDVQLHRWENRLGTLAVVGHLTPIEHYMRWYHQITCRLIGNPALRPPRDVGYSALAGQYEALLVAVQRLRILGLEHMPYPGLAGLAAEMVRISEDGIRQAGEIRRMAEPIPEAEYQAAPGAPRGEGRAGRGRRRWQLT is encoded by the exons atgcccgagcgtgtcttacgacagtttgggcatacacagagtataccccctgatgtccgtcatgagctccgacattaccagcgggacgatcgggttgctgttgatgatgattttttggctttcatggatgtccagctccaccgttgggagaacaggttgggcactttagcggtggtcggccatttgactcccattgagcattacatgcgctggtatcatcagatcacatgccgattgatcggcaacccagctttgcgtccccctagggatgtaggatactcagcactcgcggggcagtacgaggcattg ctggtggccgtacagcgtttacgcatcttggggttagagcatatgccttaccctgggcttgcggggcttgccgcggagatggttaggatttctgaggatggtatccggcaggcaggcgagattaggcgcatggcggagcctattccggaggctgagtatcaggcagcaccgggtGCTCCAAGAGGAGAaggccgtgctggcagaggacgcc gccggtggcagctcacctag